In a single window of the Rhodamnia argentea isolate NSW1041297 chromosome 2, ASM2092103v1, whole genome shotgun sequence genome:
- the LOC115746295 gene encoding transcription factor bHLH74-like isoform X2, translated as MEGCDGGDIGFRHGGDNFLNFPHSGMTPSSAPEEVSGMAINPFVSSGWDPLMSLTQSYNFANPSLASGFPFSSHPSIMESQGTGGDFPPRLDHNLSALTEQVAFSRLPCSQNRSYLDAVGYFGLPDIANSGRPPNYGFHREDDHDGSEGASANNKLSQGCRIEEDAEGSSPSVKRRKNAPDHDTINDRKEVKKDSSRMNSDVPKEQDEQKQKNEQILHANSQGKQHGKQVKDNVEDPKENYIHVRARRGQATNSHSLAERVRREKISERMRMLQELVPGCNKITGKAVMLDEIINYVQSLQQQVEFLSMKLAAVSPELSINLDRILSKDIFCSQGRSATIVDTERGMASSSPYTQGFFPEAFPSIPSSNHHYPPLTQASCESELQTHCQLHFHSSSRVDSLGLNGR; from the exons ATGGAAGGCTGTGACGGTGGTGATATCGGGTTCAGACATGGGGGTGacaatttcttgaattttccaCACTCAGGGATGACTCCCAGTTCAGCCCCAGAAGAAGTATCAGGAATGGCAATCAACCCATTTGTTAGCTCCGGTTGGGATCCACTTATGTCCCTAACTCAGAGCTACAACTTTGCAAATCCTTCATTGGCCTCTGGATTCCCCTTTTCTTCACACCCCAGCATCATGGAGAGTCAAGGAACTGGTGGTGACTTTCCTCCACGGCTCGATCACAACCTATCGGCATTGACCGAGCAGGTCGCATTTTCACGGCTTCCCTGCTCACAGAACCGGAGTTACCTGGATGCGGTCGGCTACTTTGGGCTGCCTGACATTGCTAATTCTGGGCGTCCTCCTAACTATGGCTTTCATAGGGAGGATGATCATGATGGTAGTGAAGGGGCCTCAGCTAACAATAAACTGTCTCAGGGATGCCGGATCGAAGAGGATGCGGAGGGATCATCACCGAGTgttaagagaagaaaaaatgcTCCTGATCATGATACCATTAACGATAGGAAG GAGGTAAAAAAGGATTCTTCCAGGATGAACTCAGATGTCCCGAAGGAACAGGACGAGCAGAAACAGAAGAATGAGCAGATTTTGCATGCTAATTCTCAGGGTAAACAACATGGTAAACAAGTGAAAGACAATGTTGAAGATCCGAAAGAGAACTATATTCATGTGCGAGCACGCAGAGGCCAAGCTACAAACAGTCACAGCCTTGCGGAGAGG gtgagaagagagaaaattagTGAGCGGATGAGAATGCTTCAAGAACTCGTCCCTGGATGCAACAAG ATCACAGGAAAAGCGGTAATGCTTGATGAGATTATTAACTATGTGCAGTCGCTGCAACAGCAGGTTGAG TTCTTGTCCATGAAACTTGCTGCTGTCAGTCCAGAACTCAGCATTAACTTGGACAGGATACTGTCCAAAGAT ATATTCTGCTCACAGGGTAGATCTGCGACTATTGTGGACACTGAGCGTGGAATGGCCTCATCTTCTCCTTATACACAAGGATTTTTCCCAGAAGCTTTTCCAAGCATCCCGAGCTCGAATCATCATTATCCTCCCTTAACACAG GCTTCTTGTGAGAGTGAGCTGCAAACACATTGTCAATTGCACTTCCATTCCAGTTCAAGAGTCGACAGTTTGGGTCTAAATG GGCGCTGA
- the LOC115746295 gene encoding transcription factor bHLH74-like isoform X1 produces MEGCDGGDIGFRHGGDNFLNFPHSGMTPSSAPEEVSGMAINPFVSSGWDPLMSLTQSYNFANPSLASGFPFSSHPSIMESQGTGGDFPPRLDHNLSALTEQVAFSRLPCSQNRSYLDAVGYFGLPDIANSGRPPNYGFHREDDHDGSEGASANNKLSQGCRIEEDAEGSSPSVKRRKNAPDHDTINDRKEVKKDSSRMNSDVPKEQDEQKQKNEQILHANSQGKQHGKQVKDNVEDPKENYIHVRARRGQATNSHSLAERVRREKISERMRMLQELVPGCNKITGKAVMLDEIINYVQSLQQQVEFLSMKLAAVSPELSINLDRILSKDIFCSQGRSATIVDTERGMASSSPYTQGFFPEAFPSIPSSNHHYPPLTQASCESELQTHCQLHFHSSSRVDSLGLNGNWKKVI; encoded by the exons ATGGAAGGCTGTGACGGTGGTGATATCGGGTTCAGACATGGGGGTGacaatttcttgaattttccaCACTCAGGGATGACTCCCAGTTCAGCCCCAGAAGAAGTATCAGGAATGGCAATCAACCCATTTGTTAGCTCCGGTTGGGATCCACTTATGTCCCTAACTCAGAGCTACAACTTTGCAAATCCTTCATTGGCCTCTGGATTCCCCTTTTCTTCACACCCCAGCATCATGGAGAGTCAAGGAACTGGTGGTGACTTTCCTCCACGGCTCGATCACAACCTATCGGCATTGACCGAGCAGGTCGCATTTTCACGGCTTCCCTGCTCACAGAACCGGAGTTACCTGGATGCGGTCGGCTACTTTGGGCTGCCTGACATTGCTAATTCTGGGCGTCCTCCTAACTATGGCTTTCATAGGGAGGATGATCATGATGGTAGTGAAGGGGCCTCAGCTAACAATAAACTGTCTCAGGGATGCCGGATCGAAGAGGATGCGGAGGGATCATCACCGAGTgttaagagaagaaaaaatgcTCCTGATCATGATACCATTAACGATAGGAAG GAGGTAAAAAAGGATTCTTCCAGGATGAACTCAGATGTCCCGAAGGAACAGGACGAGCAGAAACAGAAGAATGAGCAGATTTTGCATGCTAATTCTCAGGGTAAACAACATGGTAAACAAGTGAAAGACAATGTTGAAGATCCGAAAGAGAACTATATTCATGTGCGAGCACGCAGAGGCCAAGCTACAAACAGTCACAGCCTTGCGGAGAGG gtgagaagagagaaaattagTGAGCGGATGAGAATGCTTCAAGAACTCGTCCCTGGATGCAACAAG ATCACAGGAAAAGCGGTAATGCTTGATGAGATTATTAACTATGTGCAGTCGCTGCAACAGCAGGTTGAG TTCTTGTCCATGAAACTTGCTGCTGTCAGTCCAGAACTCAGCATTAACTTGGACAGGATACTGTCCAAAGAT ATATTCTGCTCACAGGGTAGATCTGCGACTATTGTGGACACTGAGCGTGGAATGGCCTCATCTTCTCCTTATACACAAGGATTTTTCCCAGAAGCTTTTCCAAGCATCCCGAGCTCGAATCATCATTATCCTCCCTTAACACAG GCTTCTTGTGAGAGTGAGCTGCAAACACATTGTCAATTGCACTTCCATTCCAGTTCAAGAGTCGACAGTTTGGGTCTAAATGGTAACTGGAAGAAGGTCATATGA
- the LOC115746295 gene encoding transcription factor bHLH74-like isoform X3 has translation MEGCDGGDIGFRHGGDNFLNFPHSGMTPSSAPEEVSGMAINPFVSSGWDPLMSLTQSYNFANPSLASGFPFSSHPSIMESQGTGGDFPPRLDHNLSALTEQVAFSRLPCSQNRSYLDAVGYFGLPDIANSGRPPNYGFHREDDHDGSEGASANNKLSQGCRIEEDAEGSSPSVKRRKNAPDHDTINDRKEVKKDSSRMNSDVPKEQDEQKQKNEQILHANSQGKQHGKQVKDNVEDPKENYIHVRARRGQATNSHSLAERVRREKISERMRMLQELVPGCNKITGKAVMLDEIINYVQSLQQQVEFLSMKLAAVSPELSINLDRILSKDGRSATIVDTERGMASSSPYTQGFFPEAFPSIPSSNHHYPPLTQASCESELQTHCQLHFHSSSRVDSLGLNGNWKKVI, from the exons ATGGAAGGCTGTGACGGTGGTGATATCGGGTTCAGACATGGGGGTGacaatttcttgaattttccaCACTCAGGGATGACTCCCAGTTCAGCCCCAGAAGAAGTATCAGGAATGGCAATCAACCCATTTGTTAGCTCCGGTTGGGATCCACTTATGTCCCTAACTCAGAGCTACAACTTTGCAAATCCTTCATTGGCCTCTGGATTCCCCTTTTCTTCACACCCCAGCATCATGGAGAGTCAAGGAACTGGTGGTGACTTTCCTCCACGGCTCGATCACAACCTATCGGCATTGACCGAGCAGGTCGCATTTTCACGGCTTCCCTGCTCACAGAACCGGAGTTACCTGGATGCGGTCGGCTACTTTGGGCTGCCTGACATTGCTAATTCTGGGCGTCCTCCTAACTATGGCTTTCATAGGGAGGATGATCATGATGGTAGTGAAGGGGCCTCAGCTAACAATAAACTGTCTCAGGGATGCCGGATCGAAGAGGATGCGGAGGGATCATCACCGAGTgttaagagaagaaaaaatgcTCCTGATCATGATACCATTAACGATAGGAAG GAGGTAAAAAAGGATTCTTCCAGGATGAACTCAGATGTCCCGAAGGAACAGGACGAGCAGAAACAGAAGAATGAGCAGATTTTGCATGCTAATTCTCAGGGTAAACAACATGGTAAACAAGTGAAAGACAATGTTGAAGATCCGAAAGAGAACTATATTCATGTGCGAGCACGCAGAGGCCAAGCTACAAACAGTCACAGCCTTGCGGAGAGG gtgagaagagagaaaattagTGAGCGGATGAGAATGCTTCAAGAACTCGTCCCTGGATGCAACAAG ATCACAGGAAAAGCGGTAATGCTTGATGAGATTATTAACTATGTGCAGTCGCTGCAACAGCAGGTTGAG TTCTTGTCCATGAAACTTGCTGCTGTCAGTCCAGAACTCAGCATTAACTTGGACAGGATACTGTCCAAAGAT GGTAGATCTGCGACTATTGTGGACACTGAGCGTGGAATGGCCTCATCTTCTCCTTATACACAAGGATTTTTCCCAGAAGCTTTTCCAAGCATCCCGAGCTCGAATCATCATTATCCTCCCTTAACACAG GCTTCTTGTGAGAGTGAGCTGCAAACACATTGTCAATTGCACTTCCATTCCAGTTCAAGAGTCGACAGTTTGGGTCTAAATGGTAACTGGAAGAAGGTCATATGA